A region from the Leptospira venezuelensis genome encodes:
- a CDS encoding glutathione peroxidase → MAQNLYELTATLNNGSEKKLQDYKGKVLLIVNTASQCGFTPQYKGLQEMYDKYKGKGLEILGFPCDQFGHQEPGSDAEIQSFCQVNFGVNFPLFKKIEVNGDGTHPVYQYLKKQAPGLLGKSIKWNFTKFLIDKQGNVIKRFAPMTPPEKLDKQIEELLSK, encoded by the coding sequence GTGGCCCAGAATTTATACGAACTAACCGCTACTTTAAACAATGGATCAGAAAAGAAATTACAAGATTATAAGGGAAAGGTCTTATTAATCGTCAATACCGCAAGCCAATGCGGATTTACTCCTCAATACAAAGGACTTCAGGAAATGTACGATAAGTACAAAGGAAAGGGTCTAGAAATATTAGGATTCCCTTGCGACCAATTCGGTCACCAAGAGCCAGGAAGTGACGCAGAGATTCAAAGCTTCTGCCAGGTAAACTTCGGCGTGAATTTCCCACTTTTCAAAAAGATAGAAGTAAACGGAGACGGAACTCATCCTGTTTATCAATACCTTAAAAAACAAGCTCCAGGGCTTTTGGGAAAATCCATTAAGTGGAACTTTACCAAATTCTTGATCGATAAACAAGGAAACGTGATCAAAAGATTCGCTCCAATGACTCCTCCAGAAAAACTGGATAAACAGATCGAGGAACTTCTTTCCAAGTGA
- a CDS encoding porin yields MIPKLRLARFIFLLCICFFSGPIFSEELQVQETAGKTKDKIVQNKEEKNDPKKSSEIKEEEIDGLKTEELNPKKKEDLILPIQFGFFVDGYYNASLNRPASKELQYTTQATRTNEYNINLAYLDAKVETDKYRGRFAVQYGTSVVANYSGEGTTGKTSNETSIRNMQEAYGGVKLGKSTWLDAGIYFGHLGYESWISHENFVYTRAFSLDYVPYYVSGARLSGKISDKVSYQLHLNNGYQVVTDNNKDISGGFRLEWNPLGNLMFRWNTFIGNEQPTTTPKETRYYNNFIAEWKPFQRLTLASSFDVAYQERASREDLIYTPEGPIYVRRDGTAFRQTYVGNLWLAYRFFPDWRIGVRLERYLDREQMIVVTNTKDGFQTSGATATLDYHPDPAILVRFTYQYRRSMDSIYPHENNTSKLDRMFIFSLSIKI; encoded by the coding sequence ATGATTCCTAAATTGAGATTGGCCAGATTCATTTTTTTACTTTGTATTTGCTTCTTTTCGGGACCTATTTTTTCAGAAGAACTTCAGGTCCAAGAAACTGCTGGTAAAACAAAAGACAAGATCGTTCAAAACAAAGAAGAAAAGAATGACCCAAAAAAGTCTTCGGAAATAAAAGAAGAAGAAATAGACGGCCTTAAAACCGAAGAATTGAATCCTAAAAAGAAAGAAGATCTAATTCTTCCAATTCAATTCGGTTTTTTTGTGGATGGTTATTATAATGCTAGTTTAAACCGTCCAGCATCAAAAGAACTACAATACACAACTCAAGCAACACGAACAAACGAGTACAATATAAATTTAGCTTACCTAGACGCTAAGGTAGAAACAGATAAATACAGGGGAAGATTTGCTGTCCAATACGGTACTTCTGTCGTAGCTAATTACTCAGGTGAAGGAACAACCGGAAAAACTTCTAACGAGACTTCTATTCGTAATATGCAAGAAGCTTACGGAGGAGTTAAGTTGGGAAAGTCCACGTGGTTGGACGCAGGAATTTATTTCGGGCATTTGGGATACGAGTCGTGGATCTCTCATGAAAACTTTGTATATACTCGTGCTTTCTCACTAGACTACGTGCCATATTATGTTTCGGGGGCTAGGTTGAGTGGAAAGATAAGTGATAAGGTTTCTTATCAACTTCATTTGAATAATGGATACCAAGTAGTTACAGACAATAATAAGGATATCTCCGGAGGTTTCAGATTAGAATGGAACCCTTTAGGAAACTTGATGTTTCGTTGGAATACTTTTATTGGAAATGAACAACCAACTACTACTCCGAAAGAAACCAGATATTATAATAATTTCATCGCAGAATGGAAACCATTCCAACGACTTACGTTAGCTTCTTCCTTTGATGTTGCTTATCAGGAAAGAGCAAGTAGAGAAGATTTGATCTATACCCCTGAGGGTCCAATTTATGTTCGCAGAGACGGTACTGCGTTTAGACAAACCTATGTAGGAAACTTATGGCTTGCATATAGATTCTTTCCTGACTGGAGAATCGGTGTTCGATTAGAAAGATATTTGGATAGAGAACAAATGATCGTCGTTACAAACACAAAAGACGGTTTCCAAACAAGCGGTGCAACTGCTACTTTAGACTATCATCCTGACCCCGCCATTTTAGTAAGATTTACTTACCAATACAGAAGATCCATGGATTCTATCTATCCTCATGAGAATAATACATCTAAACTAGATCGTATGTTCATCTTCTCACTTTCCATTAAGATCTAA
- a CDS encoding ZIP family metal transporter, with the protein MSSNIIFSGFLASLAAGLCTGLGAAGVFAIRQLSTKLEDGLLSFAAGIMLSASFFSLLLPALEIGEIHFQNKSSAAGIVILGLLFGVGILFLIHKYSPHEHFISGKEGPDTKALSRIWLFVVAITLHNFPEGMAVGVGIAGDGLTSGLSLATGIGIQNIPEGLAVAVSLLSVKYSKLQSFTIAFLTGLIEPIGGLVGSFAVSIAGPMMPWTMGFAAGAMLFIIVGEIIPETHKRGFHDFSALTLIFGFVFMMYLDTIFG; encoded by the coding sequence ATGTCTTCTAATATCATATTCTCCGGTTTCCTAGCAAGTTTAGCCGCAGGGCTCTGCACTGGTCTCGGGGCAGCAGGTGTTTTTGCGATCAGACAACTTTCTACAAAATTAGAAGACGGGCTTTTGAGTTTTGCGGCGGGAATTATGCTCTCTGCATCCTTCTTCTCTTTATTACTACCTGCATTAGAGATTGGTGAAATTCATTTTCAGAACAAAAGTTCTGCTGCTGGTATTGTAATTTTAGGGCTTCTATTCGGCGTCGGTATTCTATTTCTAATCCATAAATATTCTCCTCATGAACATTTCATATCCGGAAAAGAAGGACCTGATACAAAAGCGCTTAGCAGGATCTGGTTATTTGTAGTAGCAATCACTCTTCATAATTTTCCAGAGGGAATGGCAGTAGGAGTTGGAATAGCAGGAGACGGATTGACTTCAGGCCTTTCTCTTGCAACAGGAATTGGTATCCAAAATATTCCAGAAGGATTGGCAGTCGCAGTGTCCCTTCTATCCGTAAAATATTCTAAACTTCAATCCTTCACAATAGCATTCTTAACAGGACTGATAGAGCCGATTGGAGGACTAGTCGGAAGTTTTGCAGTTTCCATCGCTGGTCCGATGATGCCATGGACTATGGGATTTGCAGCAGGTGCGATGTTGTTTATTATAGTTGGAGAGATTATTCCTGAAACTCATAAGAGAGGATTCCACGACTTCTCCGCTTTGACACTAATCTTTGGGTTTGTATTTATGATGTATTTAGATACGATTTTTGGGTAA
- a CDS encoding endo alpha-1,4 polygalactosaminidase — translation MSSCKHHSNGERDSILIFLLTRVWIPSPGTTFQIQFSDTLDESVDAQVFDIDSDLTDSDPTVIQRLHASGKRVICYIDVGSYENYRSDASKFPPEVLGNVYSGYPDEQWLDIRRIDLLSPILSARFDKAKAKGCDGIDPDNLDGYQNDTGFPLSAGDQIRFNRWISDLAHFRGMSVGLKNDPDQIPNLIGNFDWAVTESCYDDGWCNLEEAFPNKGSAVFQIEYTENGTTKNDFCSQSISLRLSGFLKNQSLDAYRDPCP, via the coding sequence TTGAGTTCTTGTAAACATCATTCCAATGGAGAAAGAGATTCTATCTTAATATTTCTTTTGACTAGGGTTTGGATACCATCTCCTGGAACCACTTTCCAAATCCAATTTTCAGATACTCTGGATGAATCTGTGGATGCGCAAGTGTTTGATATAGATTCGGACCTAACTGATTCCGATCCAACCGTGATCCAAAGATTACATGCTTCTGGTAAAAGAGTGATTTGTTATATAGATGTAGGTTCTTATGAAAATTACAGATCGGATGCTTCTAAATTCCCTCCTGAAGTATTAGGAAATGTTTATAGTGGTTATCCGGATGAACAGTGGTTGGATATCAGACGTATCGACCTTTTGAGTCCAATACTTTCTGCAAGGTTTGATAAGGCTAAGGCAAAAGGTTGTGATGGCATCGATCCGGATAATTTGGATGGGTATCAAAATGATACAGGTTTTCCTCTGAGCGCAGGCGATCAGATAAGATTTAATCGTTGGATTAGTGATTTAGCCCATTTTAGAGGAATGTCAGTCGGTTTAAAAAATGATCCGGACCAAATCCCAAATCTGATCGGAAACTTTGATTGGGCGGTCACTGAAAGTTGTTATGATGATGGTTGGTGTAATTTAGAAGAAGCATTTCCAAACAAAGGTTCTGCAGTTTTTCAGATTGAATACACAGAGAATGGCACGACTAAGAACGATTTCTGTTCTCAGTCGATCTCTCTTCGTTTATCTGGTTTTTTGAAAAACCAAAGTTTAGATGCTTACCGAGATCCGTGCCCTTAA
- a CDS encoding LIC13410 family lipoprotein, whose amino-acid sequence MKRQLSAISFAAVLIFGACSSDQKKSEAAYVPNSDIRVVEANMVKEGDKRIKAEAVLGTPTFEENTQDGSVLEWYFESTTYQKNSYKTLADKPSRIDDSTKYIKVIVDKKGVIKKYEYKL is encoded by the coding sequence ATGAAACGTCAATTATCCGCGATATCATTTGCTGCGGTACTTATATTCGGAGCTTGTTCTTCCGATCAAAAAAAATCGGAGGCGGCTTACGTTCCGAATTCTGACATTCGTGTTGTAGAAGCGAATATGGTTAAAGAAGGAGATAAAAGAATTAAAGCAGAAGCTGTTTTAGGAACTCCTACTTTCGAAGAGAATACTCAAGACGGATCTGTTTTAGAATGGTATTTTGAATCTACTACTTACCAAAAGAATTCTTACAAAACTTTGGCAGATAAACCTTCCAGGATAGATGATAGCACTAAATATATCAAAGTGATCGTAGACAAAAAAGGTGTGATCAAAAAGTACGAATACAAACTCTGA
- a CDS encoding monovalent cation:proton antiporter-2 (CPA2) family protein translates to MEEKSLLVTAIILLSTAVLCVPIFKKLGIGSIIGYVVGGILIGPHGVRLVTGGTEILHFAEFGVVLLLFLIGLELRPQTLWVLRKPVFGMGFFQVAVSSILLGGLIGYLFQLGLVSSIILGVSLSLSSTAFALQSLAEKNQLNTSYGRSAFAILLFQDLAVIPVMAILPLAALEPGQATHNGLNFYKLGTAIAAILLVILSGRFLMRPLFRMIAATGNHEIFVALSLVLVLGVSFAMEKVGLSMALGSFLGGVLLADSEYRHELEANLEPFKGLLLGLFFLAVGMSMNLEILINHPFLIFGLAVGLMSVKGIVLFVLGKIAKLTSDSSSNLAVSISQGGEFAFVILNVAAQLSVLSKETTDYSIVIVTASMILTPFVGIIKEKIIDPYLHEEEERPADPIYEKNRVIIAGFGRVGQIISRMLYLHKIKFTALEHNADQVNAARKFGHKIYYGDASRLDLLTAAGAAHAEILVLAIQDAELSVKIAKMAKENFPNLRIIARARNRSHYFDLMELGIETIRRDTFASSLELAEETLKDLGFLPSEVKYFIQKFRDYDEGMVKDQFKLRHNEKELIAYSKNAVRQLEEAFAADMLQKEAS, encoded by the coding sequence ATGGAAGAGAAAAGTCTACTCGTTACTGCCATTATTCTACTCAGTACAGCAGTTCTATGTGTTCCTATTTTCAAAAAATTAGGAATAGGATCCATTATAGGTTATGTCGTAGGAGGGATTTTGATTGGCCCACATGGAGTCCGACTCGTAACCGGTGGGACTGAGATCTTGCATTTTGCAGAGTTCGGTGTGGTCCTTCTTCTGTTTTTGATCGGGTTGGAACTTAGACCTCAGACTCTTTGGGTACTCAGAAAACCGGTTTTTGGGATGGGATTTTTCCAAGTTGCAGTCTCCTCCATTTTATTAGGCGGATTGATCGGTTATCTATTTCAATTAGGATTAGTTTCTTCGATCATTTTAGGAGTAAGTTTATCACTATCTTCCACTGCATTTGCTCTTCAATCTTTGGCGGAAAAGAACCAACTAAATACCTCTTACGGAAGGTCTGCTTTTGCAATTCTTCTCTTCCAAGATTTAGCTGTGATCCCAGTGATGGCAATTCTTCCTTTAGCAGCTTTGGAACCTGGACAAGCCACTCACAATGGATTAAATTTTTATAAATTAGGAACTGCGATTGCAGCAATTCTTTTGGTCATCTTAAGCGGTCGTTTTTTAATGAGACCTCTTTTTAGAATGATCGCTGCCACTGGAAATCACGAAATTTTCGTAGCTCTTTCTTTGGTATTGGTGCTCGGAGTTTCTTTTGCAATGGAGAAGGTCGGGCTTTCCATGGCACTCGGTTCGTTCTTAGGAGGAGTGCTACTTGCAGATTCCGAATACAGACATGAGTTAGAAGCAAACTTAGAGCCTTTTAAAGGATTACTATTAGGTTTATTCTTTCTTGCAGTTGGAATGTCGATGAATTTGGAAATTCTGATTAATCATCCATTCTTAATTTTCGGTCTGGCAGTCGGATTAATGTCCGTCAAAGGGATAGTTCTTTTTGTATTAGGAAAGATCGCAAAACTTACTTCTGATTCTTCTTCCAATCTTGCAGTCAGCATTTCGCAAGGTGGGGAATTTGCATTCGTAATCCTAAATGTTGCTGCTCAACTAAGCGTTCTATCTAAAGAAACTACGGATTATTCTATCGTGATCGTTACTGCTTCTATGATACTTACTCCTTTTGTAGGGATCATTAAAGAAAAAATAATAGATCCTTATTTACACGAAGAAGAGGAAAGGCCAGCTGATCCTATTTACGAAAAGAATAGAGTGATCATTGCAGGTTTCGGAAGGGTCGGACAGATCATCTCGAGGATGTTATATCTACATAAGATCAAATTCACTGCATTGGAGCATAATGCTGATCAGGTAAATGCGGCCAGAAAATTCGGACACAAAATCTATTACGGTGATGCAAGCAGGTTAGATCTATTAACTGCTGCAGGAGCTGCGCACGCTGAAATACTTGTGCTTGCCATCCAAGATGCAGAATTATCAGTAAAGATCGCTAAAATGGCTAAGGAGAACTTTCCAAACTTACGGATTATAGCAAGAGCAAGAAATAGATCTCACTATTTCGATCTAATGGAACTTGGAATCGAAACTATACGCAGAGATACGTTTGCTTCTTCTTTAGAACTTGCAGAAGAAACTTTGAAAGATCTTGGATTTTTACCTTCGGAAGTAAAATATTTCATCCAAAAATTCAGGGATTATGATGAAGGAATGGTCAAGGATCAATTCAAACTCAGACATAACGAAAAAGAACTGATCGCTTATTCTAAAAATGCAGTTCGTCAATTGGAAGAAGCTTTTGCTGCGGATATGTTACAGAAGGAAGCTTCTTAA
- a CDS encoding DUF6935 domain-containing protein, producing MNRILKYVSILWMILFVGSLSAQNETYNVTANSWPADFTSFESFRDANASNSQGAVIVLLAALSIYSKNAEEGKKALIICLDANSLISDNSPNGYKGFNINRNTIDLVKRQLEQHPYLIGSYLPGSSFQNGYKPSNPPYNFTLTSNRFSGTEESGQKKLFLPSSGADTPRPVTVKRNAKGVWKAAEFSSLLVGIKKPATSNPADDL from the coding sequence ATGAACCGAATTCTAAAATATGTTTCTATTCTATGGATGATCTTGTTTGTGGGGAGCTTATCCGCTCAAAACGAAACCTATAATGTGACTGCAAATTCTTGGCCCGCAGATTTTACTTCTTTCGAATCATTTAGAGACGCGAATGCAAGTAATTCTCAAGGAGCGGTGATTGTTCTTTTAGCCGCACTTTCTATTTATTCTAAAAATGCAGAAGAAGGTAAGAAGGCGTTGATCATATGCTTGGATGCTAACTCTTTGATTTCCGATAATTCTCCTAATGGATACAAAGGTTTTAATATCAATAGGAATACGATCGACTTAGTAAAAAGGCAGTTAGAGCAACATCCTTATCTGATAGGTTCCTATCTGCCAGGATCTTCTTTCCAAAATGGTTATAAACCTTCTAACCCTCCTTATAATTTTACACTGACTTCGAATCGTTTTAGTGGAACGGAGGAATCGGGGCAGAAGAAATTATTTCTTCCTTCTTCCGGAGCTGATACTCCAAGGCCTGTGACTGTAAAAAGAAATGCTAAGGGTGTATGGAAGGCTGCTGAGTTTTCCAGCCTATTAGTGGGAATTAAAAAACCTGCCACTTCTAATCCAGCGGATGATCTTTGA
- a CDS encoding MarR family winged helix-turn-helix transcriptional regulator, which yields MNYESLKLEKQICFPLYASSRAVTALYRPLLEEFDITYPQYLVLLVLWETDKIPLKEIGEKLFLDSGTLTPLLKKMESSGLLTRDRSDQDERSLVVSLTAKGKKLQKKAVCIPERLLEESGLTAEKVQGLKRDLDDLLIILEQKLRNSA from the coding sequence GTGAATTACGAATCCTTAAAGTTAGAGAAACAGATTTGTTTCCCACTTTACGCTTCTTCCAGGGCGGTTACTGCATTATACAGGCCGCTTTTGGAGGAGTTTGATATTACTTACCCTCAATATCTTGTTCTTCTGGTTCTTTGGGAAACGGACAAAATTCCTCTAAAAGAAATTGGAGAAAAATTATTTCTGGATTCTGGAACCCTAACTCCCTTACTCAAAAAAATGGAATCTTCAGGTCTTTTGACGAGAGACAGATCTGATCAGGACGAGCGTTCTCTTGTGGTTAGCCTAACCGCAAAAGGAAAAAAATTGCAAAAAAAAGCGGTTTGTATTCCGGAACGCTTGTTGGAAGAATCGGGTCTCACTGCTGAAAAGGTACAAGGCCTGAAACGAGATCTGGACGACCTTCTTATTATCCTAGAACAAAAATTAAGAAATTCGGCGTGA